From Toxorhynchites rutilus septentrionalis strain SRP chromosome 2, ASM2978413v1, whole genome shotgun sequence, a single genomic window includes:
- the LOC129768441 gene encoding dynein light chain Tctex-type 5-like, translating to MEKSTAAGMATTTAATAPGVTTVPVIAQVATVAPAPRKPAPNVGPNPQAKFGKFFGSAFSITNRYRVSNSTNLGKVSLAITNLKVINNVPLPPPICAMVASDTAPVLKFLPTYQLESKNPFNREACEVILRESLDKSLQGVEYSSYFAPSLCQQICEDVKAKVKELNFDRYKIVVTVTMGERYMQGLKSIAQFLWDPEKDSYVSCIYDSSPSLFAVATIYAIYNE from the exons ATGGAG AAATCTACGGCAGCAGGAATGGCAACCACAACTGCCGCGACCGCTCCGGGAGTCACAACTGTTCCGGTCATCGCGCAAGTGGCAACCGTTGCTCCAGCGCCGAGGAAACCTGCCCCGAATGTAGGCCCAAATCCACAGGCCAAGTTTGGAAAGTTCTTCGGTTCCGCGTTCAGCATCACTAATCGCTACCGGGTCAGTAACAGCACCAACTTGGGAAAGGTCAGTTTGGCCATAACCAATTTGAAAGTTATAAACAACGTCCCGTTGCCACCGCCGATTTGTGCCATGGTTGCGTCCGATACGGCTCCAGTGTTGAAATTTCTGCCCACCTATCAGCTGGAATCGAAGAACCCCTTCAACCGGGAAGCCTGTGAAGTTATTCTGCGGGAATCCCTGGATAAATCGCTGCAAGGGGTTGAGTACAGTTCCTACTTTGCCCCATCCCTATGCCAGCAAATCTGCGAGGACGTGAAAGCGAAAGTGAAGGAGTTGAACTTCGATCG ATATAAAATTGTTGTCACCGTAACAATGGGCGAGCGATACATGCAAGGTTTGAAATCTATCGCCCAGTTTCTGTGGGATCCGGAGAAGGATAGCTACGTGTCCTGCATCTATGATTCATCGCCGAGCTTGTTTGCCGTTGCCACAATTTATGCCATCTACAATGAATGA